The DNA segment GAAACTACCAATCAGTGGTTTGTGTAAATGGCTGCCGAAGTCCTCTCTGGCCTTCCCAGGGCAGAGCGTCTGTAAACCCCTGTGGCCCATGCACAGCTCTGGGGCTTTCCCGGCTCTCTCCCATGGCGAGGTtgcatagaatcagagaatctcagggtgggaagggacctcaggaggtgtctggtccaaccccctgctcaaagcaggaccaaccccaacaaaTCACATTGCACATGGAATGAACAGCTGGCAGGGTTAGCTGTTTTCCCTAGCCAAGTCCAGCAGTTCTGCACCGACTCCCCATGTCCTCCCTGTGATCGGCCCAGCACCACGGTGAGCCgagcccctgcctgccctgaggACTTGTGGCAAGTCGATGTCTGAGTAAGGGcagcaagatcaggcccttttACCCAGATGTGGGCTGCACCAAAGCCCTTGTGGTGCTCTCGCTGGAGGCTAACGCCACATCTACGTCGCTGTCTGCCTGTTCTGGTGCAGGGCCCTGTGCTTTGCCAGCTCTCATTCCTGAGGATGCCTGCACTCTATAAATAGCTCCTCGTAAATCCCTGCCTGCCGTTCCCCGCTCCGGCAGAGCCCCGCTGGCCTGTCCTGCTGCTGGGCTGCTTTTTCCACCTTCCTTTGGTTGCCACAGCAACCGGCTGTGGAGTCGTGGGGAagagctgcagcccctgtgcaGGGCTGTGCACAGCTGGAGCGCGGCCGACGCCCTGACTCACACATGCCGCAGTCACTCCTCCGGCCCGGTCCCTCCCACTTCCCGGCTCGCTGGCCCCGGGCGAGAGCGCAGCGCAGAGCTCCGGCAGCCTCTGGCCAGGCAGGTCGCTGCGCTCCAGGCTCAGGGTCCCTCCGTGGGCTCGCTGCCTGGAGCCGGGGGCACAGCCATGCCCTTCCTCCGAGACCTCtccaagccccagcccctggagttCCACTCGGACATGCTGCTCGGCCTGCCCCGGCCACGCAGCGGGAACCTGCCGCGCCGGCACACCATGAAGGAGTAGGTGTTGGCGTGCGCTGGGCGAGCGCAGGGACATGCAAGGGAGGGCTGGCCCCCGGCTGCTCCGTCTCGCCTGCCTCGGGCCGGGCGGGAAGCTCTCGCACTGATCAGTCAGCCACCCTCTGGCAGCAGGCTCCCGAAACAGCTGCCTCGAGTGCGAGCCTGGGGCCGCTGCTGTCCCCAGCCCTCACCACCCTGGGCACTAAAACCTGCTCTTCTCTCTAGGGCCAAAGACATGAAGAACCGACTGGGGATATTTCGACGGCGAAACGAGTCTCCAGGAGCCAACCCCATCAGCAAGCTGGACAAAGCAATGAAATCCCTGAAGTAGGTACTGGCGGGGGAGGTGCTGGGCTGCCAGAGCTGCTCTGCTGGgccctctctggggtggggggtggggggtgcctgcAGGCAGCACTGTGACACCTCCCCACCGCAGGGGTTACAATACAGGCTGCCATGGGAGCAGCCGCACTGACCAGGTGTCCCCAGGACACCCAGCGCCCGGCCAGGAGGGCAGGAACAGCCCCACTGCCCCGAGTCCCAGGCCATATCCTGACCTAGAGGGCTGGATTTTAAACTGTTGTGCTCAGCGTGAAGCCACTAGGGCCGGGTGGGTGCCAGCTGCTGTCCCCCGCCcatggcagcagggggcaggctgCCTGGGCTAGCCAAAAGCTCTAGACGTTAAGGCCCCAGTGGAGAAGTCTGAGCTCCTGCCTCACCCAGGCCGGAGAACCTCCCTCAGCGCATCCTGCTCCAAGCCCCATGACCTGTGGCTGAGCTACCACGCAGCTTCCGAAAGCTCCGGCGCAGCTGCCCCGCATGGAGGATTGCCCAGCCGTCAGCTCAGGGCGTTACGCAGGATCTGTGAGCCAGGAGGGACAGTGGCCCCTGCACAGCGCCTCCTGGGTAACCCCTCGGAGAACAGCTGCTTCACTCATGGCAGGGCTCCCCAGGAGACGCTGTCTGTGCTCAGAGCCCCGGCTCTGGAGGGCTGGTCCCTGCTATCCCGGGCTCAGTGCAGAGTGACCTGGAACTGAGCTCCCTcgctgagcccaggctggagcaCGAGCACATGCTCAGACACGCAGGAGGACCCAGCCTGCCACCAGAGCACTACTTGTGGCTGATTCTCTCCTGCCCCGCCCTGGGGGCAGAGCACCTGCCAGCAGCCCATTGTCTGAGCCTGAGGCTGGGCTGCGACAGGCAGATTAGCTCTCACCTGCTCaaagctgctgcctggctgggggtgcCGAGGCTGAGTCTCtgcatgctggggagggggggatgtcTGGGTGtcagtgcagctgctgctgttcagccAGCATGGGCAGCCCAGGAGCACGAATTTGCCTTTCCAACAAACGGCCCCTTCCATTGCAGGCCGACCCCGGAGGAAGCTCTCAAGTGGGGGGAATCTCTCGAGAAACTGCTGCTGCACAAATGTAAGTGtttgctgccccccccagcagggtTCAGGGGGGTCACGtgccagccctgagctctccGCTGGCAGAGGAGGATTGTCTCGCTCTGGCCTCATGCTTCAAGAGTGTGATTCCCTCGGGGGGTTCCCATGCCAAGTGTTCAGCGTGGGGCTGAGGCACTCCTCTTCCCTCTGGTCCCTGTGGGGCTGGGAAGCAGGCCAGCCCTGGAGGGCACTGTGTCCTCGAGGGACAGCACTCCAATTCCAGCCCAATGAGCCGAGTAGTTTCTTGATTCTTCCTCTTTGGAGAAATGGCAGTGCTAGAaattccacctcctcccttcaCGGGCCGGTCGGGCTGTGTCCCAGTGCACAAGCTAGGCTGGGGGAGATGGGTGTCACTGGATGGTTTGGGAGTGACAGGGTCTGTGGGTCCTGTGATCTGTGCCCCTCCACTCTGTGTCGCAGGTTCCCCTCCGGAACGGGAGACAGGGATATCTCTCCATCTCCTGTCGGAGTTGGGAGGGGAGGTCAGGAAGGTgtgaaaagcactttgagaagCTTGGATGGAAGGTGCTCTAGGAATGCAAACTTCTGCCATTTCCTGCCCTAAAACGGTGTCATGGCCACAGAACAGTCCctgcgttccaccccagaggtggctgcatttccacaTACACACACCTACAGACACTGCACCTCCCGCCCCGCGGTGCTGGGGTGGGCCCTCTCAGCTGAAGGCACTCTCTGATGGAAGGAGGCCCCTCTCTCTGGGCTCAGAGGAGATGCTTGTTGCTGTGATACCTGGCTGAGAGGTGGCCATAGTGAACGTTACCGCCCGTGGCCCAGCTCCCTGTCGACATGGAGCGGATCAGGCCGATGCTCAGACCCGTCTGCGGTTCTCCGCACTGAGATGAGGCGCTTGCCCCAGTGCAGCGCGGCAGCCTGGTAGCACTAGTGAGGGCACCGCTCCAGGGACACTCGGCGTGCTTCTCACATCAGCGCAGCTGCAGCCGCAGCCGCAGCCTGCCTGTTCCCAGCAGGACTTTGCGGGGGCAGGAGACATTACAagactcccagcccttcccccagtTCTCCGGCTGCGGTAGCATTTCCAGCTCAGAGTGTAGACATCAGGTGGAGGGACTGGAATGGAGCATGTGTCCCCAGGCATCTGTTTCCCTCAGGGCAGAGGGAAGAGTTTGACAGGAGGGGGTGTCAGTGGGATCCCAGAGGGGCAGTGCTCTCCGAGGGGGCCTGGCGAGGCTGGCTGCTGGGGCCTGGCAGTAGAGCTGTGTCTCTGCTCCCCACAGATGGGCTGGCTGCCTTCCGGGCTTTCCTGCGGACGGAGTTCAGTGAGGAGAACCTGGAGTTCTGGCTTGCGTGCGAGGAGTACAAGAAGATCAAATCCCAGTCCAAGATGGTCTCGAAGGCCAAGAAGATCTTTGCTGAGTACATTGCTATCCAGTCATGCAAAGAGGTAACAGGGCGCGTCTGCTGCACCCGGGAGGGGCGGTTCCCAGCTCTGTATTCTGCACAGCACAGACGCTGCTCGGGGCCCTGGTGCAGCGCACTGCCCTGCCGGGGGCCCATGATGCCAGCTGTCGGAAGGGCAGAGAGCACAGGGGACCATGCAGTCGGGGGGACTGCGTGCTGGGGGACGGAGAGGCGCCAGTTGGTGCCTGCTCTGGAGATACTGGCCAGTGCCCCATAGCAGGCGTGAGGCcctgggggcaggaaatgggcATTTGTACAGTCTGAGGCTGTGGCTGGCTTCAGGGTGGACTCGAATTCCAGGGAGCCTCAGGTTGCCAATAGACGCCCACACTGGCCAGAGGGTAGCATCCAAAAACATCCATGGCCTGATGTCAGTGCTGCCAAGTCAGCTCAGGGGGGGCTGGTCCCTTAGCAGCACCTTGTCGCCCTGTAAAGTGCTGCTGGTGGCTCGGAGGTGCCCTAATGACACCCATTAAATGATCCCTCCATGGCTCCCGTTTCAGAGAGATCCAATGCCTGGTTTGTGCCTGGGTCTGCCCCTGCCGAAGCCCTTCCCAAGTGGGTGTCGGTGCCTTTGGAATGGAGACTGAGTGATGCGTAGGCCAGGCTGGAAAGGCTGCAGCACCTGCTGTTGCTCCTCACTGAGAGCCAGGTGTCTGCTGTGCCCGGCTATATGGGGACGTAGCTGACGGGGACTGTCCCTTGTTCCTCTGCAGGTAAACCTGGACTCCTACACACGGGAGCACACCAAAGAGAACCTGCAGACCATTACCCGGAGCTGCTTCGACCTCGCTCAGAAGCGGATCTATGGGCTCATGGAGAAGGACTCTTACCCCCGCTTCCTCCGCTCGGAGTTGTATTTAGACATAATTAACCAGAAGAAATCCAGCCCCCCACTGTAGATCCCAAGGACTCTGTCTGGGGCAGACTGGGAGCTGTATGTTTACATGAATTCGACTGGGACAGTCTTCCCTGAGCTGGACGAGGGGAGCGTGCC comes from the Mauremys mutica isolate MM-2020 ecotype Southern chromosome 18, ASM2049712v1, whole genome shotgun sequence genome and includes:
- the RGS3 gene encoding regulator of G-protein signaling 3 isoform X13, with amino-acid sequence MKNRLGIFRRRNESPGANPISKLDKAMKSLKPTPEEALKWGESLEKLLLHKYGLAAFRAFLRTEFSEENLEFWLACEEYKKIKSQSKMVSKAKKIFAEYIAIQSCKEVNLDSYTREHTKENLQTITRSCFDLAQKRIYGLMEKDSYPRFLRSELYLDIINQKKSSPPL
- the RGS3 gene encoding regulator of G-protein signaling 3 isoform X12; the protein is MYHTMVDFSEKYLERAKDMKNRLGIFRRRNESPGANPISKLDKAMKSLKPTPEEALKWGESLEKLLLHKYGLAAFRAFLRTEFSEENLEFWLACEEYKKIKSQSKMVSKAKKIFAEYIAIQSCKEVNLDSYTREHTKENLQTITRSCFDLAQKRIYGLMEKDSYPRFLRSELYLDIINQKKSSPPL
- the RGS3 gene encoding regulator of G-protein signaling 3 isoform X10, which translates into the protein MPFLRDLSKPQPLEFHSDMLLGLPRPRSGNLPRRHTMKEAKDMKNRLGIFRRRNESPGANPISKLDKAMKSLKPTPEEALKWGESLEKLLLHKYGLAAFRAFLRTEFSEENLEFWLACEEYKKIKSQSKMVSKAKKIFAEYIAIQSCKEVNLDSYTREHTKENLQTITRSCFDLAQKRIYGLMEKDSYPRFLRSELYLDIINQKKSSPPL
- the RGS3 gene encoding regulator of G-protein signaling 3 isoform X11, coding for MGFSQALLLLGPLEHRIPWAAAGKRRSEKGHLEAKDMKNRLGIFRRRNESPGANPISKLDKAMKSLKPTPEEALKWGESLEKLLLHKYGLAAFRAFLRTEFSEENLEFWLACEEYKKIKSQSKMVSKAKKIFAEYIAIQSCKEVNLDSYTREHTKENLQTITRSCFDLAQKRIYGLMEKDSYPRFLRSELYLDIINQKKSSPPL